The genomic interval TTCCTCCAGCGTCTTCAGAAACGCATTGAAGGCCGCCGTCGACAGCATGTGAACTTCGTCGATGATGTAGACCTTGTAGCGCGCACTCGAAGGCGCATAGCGCACGCTGTCGTTGATCTGCCTGACATCGTCGACGCCGGTGTGAGACGCGGCGTCCATTTCCAGCACGTCGATATGCCGGCTTTCCATGATGGCCTGACAGTGAACGCCGGGCCGCGGCATCCGGATGGTCGGCCCTTTCACCGAGCCATCGGGCAATTCGTAATTCAGCGCGCGGGCGAGAATACGCGCGGTGGTGGTTTTTCCCACACCGCGCACACCGGTCAGGATCCAGGCCTGCGGGATCCGTCCGGTCTCAAAAGCATTGGACACGGTGCGCACCAGCGCCTCTTGCCCAATAAGATCGTCAAAGCTGGCGGGACGGTATTTCCGCGCCAGCACGCGATAGGCGGCGCCAACTTCGGAGGACGCCGCCGCGCCGAGATCGAAGCCGGTCTGGCCAGCGACGCTATCGGTGGATGTCGAGGGATTGCCAGCATCGGTCATTGAGCGATCCGCAATTTTTCTCTCGCGAAGCCGGTTTGCGGAACAACTGGAGCGGCCTTTCGGGCCAGGCCGAAATCCGGCGCTGGCATGGCTCGTCCAAAAAACAGGTAGGAGACTGACGAGCGACCCGATCCGGACCTCGTTAGGGCTGCTTCCTTCCGGACCTGACCCGATTGGCGAGTGGCTCGTCCACCGCCAATCTCCCGATCCCTATTTGGGGCCAAAAGGACCGGAAAGCAAGCGGGCGCGAAGGTCTCCGGCGCTCCGGATTCCGGCCATTGACCTGTGCAGGTCGCCGGGCCAGCTTGCACCGGCGCTCCTTCATTAAAGTGTTCGCAAACAATGTCCGCAACCTGGTCGCTTCATCCGCAGCTCCGCACCGACACGGTCGCAATCGGCGACCTGCCACTCAGCCGGCTCCTGCTCAGCAAGGACGGCAACTATCCCTGGCTCATTCTGGTCCCGCGACAGCCCGACGCGGTCGAGATCATCGACCTCGATCCGAACGCGCGTACGCGCCTAATGACCGAGATCGGTCAGGTCTCGGAAGCGCTCAAGGACATCGCCGATTGCGACAAGCTCAACGTGGCGGCACTCGGCAATCAGGTGCCGCAGCTCCATGTCCATATCATCGCGCGTCGAAAAGGCGACGCCGCATGGCCTCGTCCGGTCTGGGGCGCTGTGCCCGCGCGCGATTACGATGCGGCAGGACTTGAGGCATTCATCAATGCAATCCGGCGCAGGATGGGGTTCGGCTAGGCCAATGACCGCATTCGATGCGCTTTCCGACTGGCCAAACCTGCCGATTAACCGCTTGTCTCGACCTTCCGCATCGGCAAGGATTCTCGCATGAAAAAGCCCCGCATCCTGTGTATCGGCCTGCCGGTGCGTGACCTGACTTTTCGCGTGCAGGACCTGCCGGCACGCGGATTCAAGATCGGCGCCGAGCATTTCGAGGAGATCGCCGGCGGCAATGCGCTCAACGCGGCGGTCGCCATCTCCAGGCTCGGTGGCCGCGCGGCAATCTGCGGTCCGATGGGCGATGCCGGCGAAACATCCAGCCGCTATATCTTCGACAGGATGACGGAGTTGAGCATCGAGACCCGCGACCTCGTCCCCATGCCGGGCCTGGTGACGCCGATCTCCGCGATCATGATCGATCCTCGCGGCGAACGCACCATCATCACCTTCCGCGATCCCGAACTCTGGAAAGTGCGTTTGCCGGAGACCGACAGGCTGCTTGAAGACTGCGACGCCATCCTCGCAGAAAGTCGTTGCGCCGCCTTCTGCACCGGTCTCTGCGCCGAAGCGCGCCGGCGCGGCATCCCCGTCGTGATCGATGTCGATTCCGCCATGTCGATGCGGGAGGGTTTGCTCACCGCATCGTCACATCTGATTTTCTCAAGCGAAGCCCTGCAGGCCACGGCCGACGTCGCCGACGATGCGGCGGCGTTGCAGAAGCTTGCCAGGGTCACCTCGTCTTTCCTTGCCGTAACGCGCGGGGCGCAGGGCACGGTATGGCTCGATCCGAACGGCGCGCTCCGGCAGACTCCGGCCTTTCCGGTCCACACTGTGGACACACTGGGCGCCGGGGACGTGTTCCATGGCGCGTTCGCTCTCGTCATGACCGAAAAGCGGGACGTGCGGGAGGCGCTCCGGTTCGCCTCGGCCGCGGCCGCTATCAAATGCACCCGCTTCGGCGGGGCTTTCGCCTGCCCGCAACGCCCTGAAGTGGAAGCGCTTTTGCGGCAGGCGGTCTCACCCTCGGCATAGTCCGGGACTGACTGCTCTTGCATTGGAATATTTTTCTATATATGAGGTTGAACAACTTCCATGTTGGAATAACGTTCTAATCATGAGCGACCTCGCCCTCCAGCCCCCTGAGTCCGGCCGTCGCCTCGACGCCATCGACCGCAAGATCCTGACCGTGCTCCAGGAGGACGCATCCCTGTCCGTAGCCGAGATCGGCGACCGGGTCGGGTTATCCTCGACTCCCTGCTGGAAACGTATCCAGCGGCTCGAAGCGGACGGCATCATCCTGCGTCGAGTGGCGCTGGTCGATCAGAACAAGATCGGACTCGGCATTTCGGTATTCGTGTCGGTGGAAAGCGGCGACCATTCCGACGCATGGCTAAAGACGTTCGCCGATGCAGTCAGCGCGATGCCCGAGGTGATGGAACTCTACCGCATGGCGGGTGACGTCGATTACATGCTGCGCGTCGTGGTTGCGGACATGGCGAGCTACGACCTTTTTTACAAGAAGCTGATCAGCGCCGTGGCGCTGAAGAACGTCACCTCGCGATTCGCGATGGAGAAGATCAAATCGGTGACGGCGCTCCCGGTGCCTGCCCTCTCCGGCGCCTGACGTTCGCAAGACTGCGTTCGTTTCAAAGAGCCCGCCTGGGGAAACGCCGGCGGGCTTTTCTAGGGCTGGTATAATCGATTATATCGATTGAATTTACACATACAATCAATTGGATTGATTGATAATGATTTGCGATTTTGCCGGCCGGAACAGGAGATTCGGCCATGACCGCTCAAACACTCGCCGCAACGGAAAGCCGTCATCAGTGCGCGCCCGCCGCATCCGGAATTATGCCGGGCCTTTTGCTGACCGCACTCATCACAGCCGCGGCATTTGGCCTGCGTGAAATGCCCGACATCGGCACATTCAGCCCGCTGATTCTCGCCATTGTACTGGGCATGCTGTTTCACAATGCCATCGGTACACCCGCCCGCGCCAAGGCAGGGGTGACCTTCGCACTCCGCAGGGTTTTGCGCTTCGCCATCATCCTGCTCGGACTGCAACTCACCGCCGCACAGATCGCCGAGGTCGGCGCAACCGGACTGGCGGTCATCGCGCTGACGCTAATCGCGACGTTCGTATTCACGACTTGGGCCGGACGCCTGCTGGGTGTGGAAAAGAAGCTCACGCAATTGATCGCCGCAGGCACGTCGATCTGCGGAGCCTCCGCTGTGATCGCCACCAACACCGTGACCAACGCGCATGACGAGGATGTCGCCTATGCTGTGGCCTGCGTTACGGTATTCGGCTCGATCGCGATATTCGCCTACCCGCTGCTGCCAGGGCTGCTGCATCTGGAGCCCCGCGCCTTTGGCTTATGGAGCGGCGCTTCGATCCACGAAATCGCGCAGGTGGTGGCCGCAGCCTTCCAGGACGGCCAGCAAGCCGGCGAGTTCGGCACCATCGCCAAGCTCTCCCGTGTCGCGATGCTAGCGCCGATGGTGATCGGACTCGGGCTGATCGCAGCGCGGAACAACCGCAAGGCGGGCGTGACGAATGCGACCGGGCGCGCGCCGATGCCGTGGTTCGTGCTGGGTTTCGTCGCGCTGGTCGGGCTCAACAGTGTCGTCACGATCCCGCCGGAAGCAAGGAGCGTCATCGTCACCGTAACCACCGTCATGCTGTCGATGGCGCTGGCGGCGATGGGACTGGAAACCGACATCCGCAAGCTGCGCGCCAAGGGCCTGCGGCCACTGATGCTGGGCGCTGCGGCCTTCCTCTTCATCGCGTGCTTCAGCCTGTTGCTTGTGAAGATCACGACATGAGGATCACGGCATGACCCTGGAGCAGCTTCGCATCTTCGTTGCTGTCGCGGAGCGGGAGCATATGACACGCGCCGCCGATGCGCTCAACCTCACGCAATCGGCAACGAGCGCAGCGATCGCCGCGCTCGAAGCGCGCTATGCGATTCGGCTGTTCGATCGCGTGGGGCGCAGCATCAAGCTGACCCATGTTGGAAAACAGTTCGTGGTCGAAGCCCGTGCCGTGCTCGCCCGCAGTGCCGCTGCGGAATCCGTGCTGGCGGATTTCGCAGGACTGAAACGGGGATCGTTGTCGCTCGCGGCAAGCCAGACGGTGGGGAATTACTGGTTGCCGCCGTTGATCCACCGCTTTCATTCGCTATATCCCGGCATCGCGCTTGACCTGACGATCGGCAACACCGATCAGGTCGCAGCACGGGTTCGCGAC from Nitrobacter sp. NHB1 carries:
- a CDS encoding HIT family protein, which produces MSATWSLHPQLRTDTVAIGDLPLSRLLLSKDGNYPWLILVPRQPDAVEIIDLDPNARTRLMTEIGQVSEALKDIADCDKLNVAALGNQVPQLHVHIIARRKGDAAWPRPVWGAVPARDYDAAGLEAFINAIRRRMGFG
- a CDS encoding sugar kinase, translated to MKKPRILCIGLPVRDLTFRVQDLPARGFKIGAEHFEEIAGGNALNAAVAISRLGGRAAICGPMGDAGETSSRYIFDRMTELSIETRDLVPMPGLVTPISAIMIDPRGERTIITFRDPELWKVRLPETDRLLEDCDAILAESRCAAFCTGLCAEARRRGIPVVIDVDSAMSMREGLLTASSHLIFSSEALQATADVADDAAALQKLARVTSSFLAVTRGAQGTVWLDPNGALRQTPAFPVHTVDTLGAGDVFHGAFALVMTEKRDVREALRFASAAAAIKCTRFGGAFACPQRPEVEALLRQAVSPSA
- a CDS encoding Lrp/AsnC family transcriptional regulator encodes the protein MSDLALQPPESGRRLDAIDRKILTVLQEDASLSVAEIGDRVGLSSTPCWKRIQRLEADGIILRRVALVDQNKIGLGISVFVSVESGDHSDAWLKTFADAVSAMPEVMELYRMAGDVDYMLRVVVADMASYDLFYKKLISAVALKNVTSRFAMEKIKSVTALPVPALSGA
- a CDS encoding YeiH family protein, which gives rise to MTAQTLAATESRHQCAPAASGIMPGLLLTALITAAAFGLREMPDIGTFSPLILAIVLGMLFHNAIGTPARAKAGVTFALRRVLRFAIILLGLQLTAAQIAEVGATGLAVIALTLIATFVFTTWAGRLLGVEKKLTQLIAAGTSICGASAVIATNTVTNAHDEDVAYAVACVTVFGSIAIFAYPLLPGLLHLEPRAFGLWSGASIHEIAQVVAAAFQDGQQAGEFGTIAKLSRVAMLAPMVIGLGLIAARNNRKAGVTNATGRAPMPWFVLGFVALVGLNSVVTIPPEARSVIVTVTTVMLSMALAAMGLETDIRKLRAKGLRPLMLGAAAFLFIACFSLLLVKITT